A DNA window from Triticum urartu cultivar G1812 unplaced genomic scaffold, Tu2.1 TuUngrouped_contig_6382, whole genome shotgun sequence contains the following coding sequences:
- the LOC125530535 gene encoding geranylgeranyl transferase type-1 subunit beta: FVLPHRPDQSAATRRGPSWSGARHAACRELMSSELPDGYATQEVNHLTLAYFAVAGLSLLRELDRVNKDQIAKWILSFQVHPEENDDLDNGQFYGFCGSRTTKFPSNLVKDPCHNGSHLASTYSALATLKIVGYDVLNLDSNVLLLSMKKLQQPDGSFMPTHIGAETDLRFVYCAAAICSMLKDWSGMDKEKAKEYILNCQSYDGGFGMVPGLESHGGGTFCAVAALYLMGFIQVDLASNLRESAAIDVQLLLEWCLQRQAADGGFQGRRNKPSDTCYAFWIGGVLKMIGAYHLIDHGALRGFLLTCQTCYGGFSKFPDDELPDIYHSYYGLAALSLLGEEEVEPLCAELGIIAAAL, from the exons GATTCGTGCTCCCGCACCGGCCAGACCAATCGGCGGCGACGAGGAGAGGGCCTTCATGGTCGGGGGCTCGCCACGCTGCGTGCCGGGAGCTCATGTCGTCCGAGCTCCCCGACGGCTACGCCACGCAGGAGGTCAACCACCTCACCCTCGCCTACTTCGCCGTCGCCGGCCTCTCCCTCCTCCGGGAGCTCGACCGG GTTAACAAGGATCAAATTGCCAAATGGATTTTGTCGTTTCAAGTACACCCTGAGGAAAACGACGACTTAGATAATG GGCAATTTTATGGATTCTGTGGCTCTAGAACAACCAAGTTTCCCTCAAATTTGGTGAAG GACCCTTGCCACAATGGTAGTCATCTAGCAAGCACTTATTCTGCTCTTGCTACATTGAAGATTGTAGGTTATGATGTACTAAACCTTGATAGCAATGTTCTTCTACTGTCGATGAAAAAACTGCAGCAACCAGACGGAAG CTTCATGCCTACTCATATTGGTGCAGAAACAGACCTACGCTTTGTATACTGCGCAG CTGCGATCTGCTCAATGCTAAAAGATTGGTCAGGAATGGACAAGGAAAAGGCCAAGGAATACATTCTTAACTGTCAG TCATATGACGGTGGCTTTGGCATGGTTCCCGGTTTAGAATCTCATG GTGGGGGAACTTTCTGTGCTGTTGCGGCCCTATATCTAATGGGTTTCATTCAAGTTGATTTGGCATCGAACTTACGAGAGTCTGCGGCGATTGACGTACAATTGCTCCTGGAGTGGTGCCTTCAG AGGCAAGCGGCAGACGGGGGATTTCAGGGCAGAAGAAACAAGCCAAGTGATACGTGCTACGCTTTCTG GATTGGAGGCGTCTTGAAGATGATTGGCGCCTACCACTTGATCGACCACGGCGCGCTGCGGGGGTTTCTGCTCACCTGCCAGACATGC TACGGAGGTTTCTCGAAATTCCCGGACGACGAGTTGCCAGACATCTACCACTCATACTACGGGCTCGCGGCCCTCTCATTGctgggggaggaggaggtcgagCCGCTCTGCGCCGAGCTGGGGATCATCGCCGCCGCACTGTAG